A single window of Gossypium arboreum isolate Shixiya-1 chromosome 13, ASM2569848v2, whole genome shotgun sequence DNA harbors:
- the LOC128286790 gene encoding secreted RxLR effector protein 161-like: MELLFHKKSVVKKFKMENAKAARTRMIIGEKLSKDEKGMPTKTTYRSMIGSLLYLTTSRPNLSFSVRVCARYQESPRELHVKVMKRITRYVHETTNLGISFSKDNAMSLVGYSDTDKPSNIDDRKSTSSGCFYIGLNLVSWYSTKQASISLSTTEAE, translated from the coding sequence ATGGAGCTTTTATTTCACAAGAAAAGTGTGGTGAAAAAGTTTAAGATGGAAAATGCTAAAGCGGCTAGGACACGTATGATTATTGGTGAGAAACTGTCTAAAGATGAGAAGGGAATGCCTACAAAGACCACTTATAGAAGTATGATTGGTAGTCTCTTATATCTTACTACTAGTAGACCTAATTTATCATTTAGTGTGAGAGTATGTGCTAGATACCAGGAAAGTCCAAGAGAGTTGCATGTTAAAGTCATGAAGAGAATTACTCGATATGTCCATGAAACTACTAATTTGGGAATTTCATTCTCAAAGGATAATGCTATGAGTCTAGTTGGTTATAGTGATACTGACAAGCCTAGTAACATCGATGATAGAAAGAGTACATCAAGTGGTTGTTTCTATATTGGTTTGAACTTGGTGTCATGGTACAGTACGAAGCAAGCTTCAATTTCATTGTCTACCACAGAAGCTGAGTAG